The following are encoded in a window of Streptomyces sp. Go-475 genomic DNA:
- a CDS encoding site-specific integrase, translating into MAGHVQDRWYKALPGPDGKTVRVKTDRFGVGHRYHARYIAPDGSEKSKSFPDKQKRKAEAWLSNIEADMSQGRYIDPAAGSVTFARYAKEWMAALTIDPVTRESVEIRLRVHALPYLGDRPMASFRPSHLRAWMRQLEETGRAASYRRSIFANVSAVFTAAVEDRIIAENPCRARSVRAPSLDGRKVKPWSLDRVMAMHEALPDAYQEVVSLGAGCGLRQGEIFGLAVEDIDFLSGTVRVVRQVKLIRGVQAIFGPPKGGKERHVPLPETVSFALAAHITKHEPVEVTLPWKSPDGPPVTASLLFVNARRQWLHRFRFNRSVWRPALTSAGIPLGRENGMHALRHFYASVLLAAGESIKALSEYLGHHDPSFTLRTYTHLMPNSEARTRAAVDRVFRDPESTDDGPETAPEAG; encoded by the coding sequence ATGGCCGGACACGTTCAGGATCGCTGGTACAAGGCCCTCCCCGGCCCGGACGGCAAGACGGTCAGGGTCAAGACCGACCGTTTCGGCGTCGGCCACCGCTACCATGCCCGGTACATCGCGCCGGACGGCTCCGAGAAGTCCAAGAGCTTCCCGGACAAGCAGAAGCGCAAGGCCGAAGCCTGGCTGTCCAACATCGAGGCGGACATGTCCCAGGGTCGGTACATCGACCCGGCTGCGGGCTCGGTGACCTTCGCGCGGTACGCCAAGGAATGGATGGCGGCGCTGACCATCGACCCGGTGACCCGTGAGAGCGTCGAGATTCGTCTCAGGGTCCATGCCCTTCCGTACCTCGGCGATCGGCCCATGGCGTCCTTCCGGCCCTCGCACCTGCGGGCCTGGATGCGCCAGCTGGAGGAGACGGGACGTGCTGCGTCCTACCGGCGGTCGATCTTCGCCAACGTGTCGGCGGTCTTCACTGCTGCCGTAGAAGACCGGATCATCGCGGAGAATCCGTGCCGTGCCCGATCGGTGCGGGCGCCCTCCCTCGACGGCCGGAAGGTCAAGCCGTGGTCCCTCGATCGCGTCATGGCCATGCACGAGGCGCTGCCGGACGCGTACCAAGAGGTGGTCTCCCTGGGGGCAGGCTGCGGGCTCCGACAGGGCGAGATCTTCGGCCTTGCCGTTGAGGACATCGACTTCCTCAGCGGCACGGTTCGCGTGGTCCGCCAGGTCAAGCTCATACGCGGCGTGCAAGCGATCTTCGGGCCGCCGAAGGGCGGCAAGGAACGTCACGTTCCGCTGCCCGAGACCGTCTCCTTCGCGCTGGCGGCCCACATCACGAAGCACGAGCCGGTGGAGGTCACCTTGCCGTGGAAGAGCCCGGACGGCCCGCCCGTCACGGCCTCGCTGCTGTTCGTCAACGCCCGGCGTCAATGGCTGCACCGGTTCCGCTTCAACCGGTCCGTATGGCGTCCGGCTCTCACTTCGGCCGGCATACCGCTCGGACGCGAGAACGGCATGCATGCCCTCCGTCACTTCTACGCCTCCGTGCTCCTGGCCGCGGGGGAGAGCATCAAGGCCCTGAGCGAGTACCTGGGTCACCACGACCCGAGCTTCACTCTCCGCACGTACACGCACCTGATGCCGAACAGCGAGGCGCGCACCCGGGCCGCCGTGGATCGCGTCTTCCGGGACCCGGAGAGCACCGATGACGGCCCCGAAACGGCCCCTGAGGCGGGTTGA
- a CDS encoding helix-turn-helix domain-containing protein yields MPTRLPDRYLTPEDLVQLFELPSVETVYQWRRKHIGPRGFRVGRHLRFDPQDVQAWVKSRIEGAAA; encoded by the coding sequence ATGCCGACCCGGCTGCCCGATCGGTATCTCACGCCTGAGGACCTGGTCCAGCTCTTCGAGCTGCCCAGCGTCGAGACCGTCTACCAGTGGCGGAGGAAGCACATAGGGCCCCGCGGCTTCAGGGTCGGTCGGCATCTCAGGTTCGACCCGCAGGACGTACAGGCATGGGTCAAGTCCCGCATAGAAGGGGCTGCTGCCTGA
- the repSA gene encoding replication initiator protein RepSA has protein sequence MPDLLDPTTLGDLLRVASASDFDRWQEQIRRTGGCADPIHLTGWTLTKDKTTGETLHHYSTESEPGGRLRVACGNRRASRCPSCAWTYAGDTYHLIRAGLAGDDRRDIPATVRDHPRVFATLTAPSFGPVHNRPDRGVCRCGTRHAADDPALGTALDPAKYDYAGAVLFNNHAGQLWQRFTNRLRREIAARAGITQRELKECARLSYAKVAEFQKRGALHFHAVVRIDGPNGPETAPPSWATVDLLADAIRAAAAHSYTSVSVPAAEDQPARTFRWGTQLDVRPVKAFGDGSQITEQAVASYVAKYATKAAENTGTLDRRIGELSDLDRHGVPDHTRRLIEACKQLDPLYPDRRLWAWAHMLGFRGHFSSKSRRYSTTLGALRQARADYRAAQEHAALGLEDREPDTVLVLADWQYAGHGHTPGESVLAATIARDLQLNRETAREALAALPDEREW, from the coding sequence GTGCCTGACCTGCTCGACCCGACCACCCTCGGCGACCTGCTGAGGGTGGCCTCGGCTTCTGACTTCGACCGCTGGCAGGAGCAGATCCGCCGCACCGGCGGCTGCGCCGACCCCATCCACCTGACCGGCTGGACCCTTACCAAGGACAAGACCACCGGCGAGACCCTGCACCACTACTCCACCGAGAGCGAGCCGGGCGGCCGTCTCCGTGTCGCCTGCGGCAACCGCCGGGCCTCCCGCTGCCCGTCCTGCGCCTGGACGTACGCGGGCGACACCTACCACCTCATCCGCGCGGGCCTGGCTGGCGATGACCGCCGCGACATCCCCGCCACCGTCCGGGATCATCCCCGCGTCTTCGCCACCCTCACCGCCCCCTCGTTTGGCCCGGTCCACAACCGGCCCGACCGGGGCGTCTGCCGTTGCGGCACCCGCCACGCCGCCGACGATCCCGCCCTCGGCACGGCCCTGGACCCGGCCAAATACGACTACGCGGGCGCTGTGCTGTTCAACAACCACGCGGGGCAGCTCTGGCAGCGCTTCACCAACCGTCTCCGCCGCGAGATAGCCGCCCGCGCCGGCATCACCCAACGCGAGCTGAAAGAGTGCGCCCGCCTCTCCTACGCCAAGGTCGCAGAGTTCCAGAAGCGCGGCGCCCTGCACTTCCACGCCGTCGTCCGCATCGACGGCCCCAACGGACCCGAGACCGCTCCGCCGTCCTGGGCGACGGTCGATCTCCTAGCCGACGCGATCCGTGCAGCTGCCGCGCACTCCTACACCTCGGTCTCCGTCCCGGCCGCCGAGGACCAGCCCGCCCGGACCTTCCGCTGGGGCACCCAGCTCGACGTCCGGCCCGTGAAGGCCTTCGGCGATGGCTCCCAGATCACCGAGCAGGCGGTCGCCTCGTACGTGGCCAAGTACGCCACCAAGGCTGCCGAGAACACCGGCACCCTTGACCGCCGCATCGGCGAACTCTCCGACCTCGACCGCCACGGCGTGCCCGATCACACCCGCCGCCTCATCGAGGCCTGCAAGCAGCTCGACCCGCTCTACCCGGACCGGCGCCTGTGGGCCTGGGCTCACATGCTCGGCTTCCGGGGCCACTTCTCCTCCAAGTCGCGCCGCTACTCCACCACCCTCGGCGCCCTGCGCCAGGCCCGCGCTGACTACCGCGCCGCCCAGGAACACGCCGCCCTCGGTCTGGAGGACCGCGAGCCCGACACCGTCCTGGTCCTGGCCGACTGGCAGTACGCCGGACACGGCCACACCCCCGGCGAATCAGTCCTCGCCGCCACGATCGCCCGCGACCTCCAGCTCAACCGCGAAACCGCCCGCGAAGCGCTCGCCGCGCTGCCAGATGAAAGGGAGTGGTGA
- a CDS encoding SpdD-like protein, which translates to MLRPKIPTMPTPTGQATPPVVVEPTTIVPASQTPPPAPVAPAPARPTVQLTPGTALALVGGGTAVVLVVGAVLVSMLLAVAITGASVAVCAVVLRSLLASETKRR; encoded by the coding sequence ATGCTCCGCCCCAAGATCCCGACCATGCCTACCCCGACCGGCCAAGCCACGCCGCCCGTCGTGGTCGAGCCGACCACCATCGTCCCGGCCTCCCAGACCCCGCCGCCTGCCCCGGTGGCCCCGGCTCCTGCCCGGCCCACGGTGCAGCTCACCCCCGGCACCGCTCTCGCCCTCGTCGGCGGCGGCACCGCCGTGGTCCTGGTCGTCGGCGCCGTCCTGGTCTCCATGCTCCTGGCGGTCGCCATCACCGGCGCCTCGGTCGCCGTCTGCGCCGTCGTCCTGCGCTCGCTCCTCGCCTCGGAGACGAAGCGACGCTGA
- a CDS encoding mobile element transfer protein, with product MPARDFFHSVMRIGPVQIGTHRDRHGRTKHAAVCSSDGCGWSADYTSQSAAQLAARTHRCKVR from the coding sequence ATGCCTGCCCGCGACTTCTTCCACTCCGTGATGCGGATCGGACCGGTGCAGATCGGCACCCACCGCGACCGGCACGGCCGGACCAAGCACGCCGCCGTGTGCAGCTCCGACGGCTGCGGCTGGTCTGCCGACTACACCAGCCAGTCCGCCGCCCAGCTCGCCGCCCGCACCCACCGCTGCAAGGTCCGTTAG
- a CDS encoding DUF2637 domain-containing protein — MTRSIRPDAVLVQAVIAGALSFAHLHDLAAAAGQTGWKAWAYPVSVDLLLVAAWRRLRSDGPSRLAWCWFIVALFASLGANVATAGFLDLEHPPALLRLGVAGWPAVAFLGGTLLAHAPKSAEDRVPDSPAPATPVTEPVTETEPEAEPVSAVVDTPALPAAEPAPAEPAPAAAAPAVPVPAALVDHARKVADDHRARTGSPIDTDTLRARLGVPPQLAHAIAAQLA; from the coding sequence ATGACCCGCTCGATCCGCCCCGATGCTGTCCTGGTTCAGGCCGTGATCGCCGGAGCCCTGTCCTTCGCCCACTTGCATGACCTGGCCGCCGCTGCTGGACAGACGGGCTGGAAGGCATGGGCTTACCCGGTCAGTGTCGACCTGCTCCTGGTGGCCGCGTGGCGACGGCTCCGCAGTGACGGGCCGTCCCGGCTGGCCTGGTGCTGGTTCATCGTCGCCCTGTTCGCCTCGCTGGGCGCCAACGTCGCCACTGCCGGGTTCCTGGACTTGGAACACCCGCCCGCCCTGCTCCGGCTCGGCGTCGCCGGGTGGCCCGCCGTGGCCTTCCTCGGCGGCACGCTTCTCGCCCACGCGCCCAAGTCCGCCGAGGACCGGGTGCCGGATTCGCCGGCACCCGCAACCCCGGTCACTGAGCCGGTTACCGAGACCGAACCGGAGGCTGAGCCGGTCTCGGCAGTCGTCGACACCCCCGCACTTCCGGCTGCCGAGCCCGCCCCGGCCGAGCCTGCCCCGGCCGCCGCTGCTCCGGCTGTGCCGGTCCCGGCCGCGCTGGTGGACCACGCCCGCAAGGTCGCCGACGACCACCGCGCCCGTACCGGTTCGCCGATCGACACCGACACCCTGCGCGCCCGACTCGGCGTCCCGCCCCAGCTGGCCCACGCCATCGCCGCCCAACTCGCCTGA
- a CDS encoding FtsK/SpoIIIE domain-containing protein has protein sequence MTWLTVALVLVVAAAGLLRWRRPAWYWLTFGVTLATLRVLLRYPSVMDACGLTVPAPRWRLTLARMTNRAIPGPRAPRILRVRPTRTGLVLRLKLRPGQDAFDVAASCDRLRHSFAMYGVTSRELRSGVVEVRMTGYDVLKRVQMPAKCDTRPMRVPVALREDGAVHFRDYRGVPHALTLGATESGKSVYQRNLVAALAPQRVALVGIDCKQGVELFPLARRFSALADNPDTAAELLDALVAHMEDVYQLIRAEQRITADVPDAEIAADIWNLPDDLRPVPIVVLVDEVAELALFATKEEEKRRDRIITALARLAQLGRAAGIYLEICGQRFGSELGKGITMLRAQLTGRTAHRVNDESSANMAFGDIAPDAVLAAIQISTDMPGVAITGDSTGGWARIRAPHTSLRQAVNTCNRYADLAPDLPALAPFRPALGGPKPIPAPAVESAPAAA, from the coding sequence ATGACCTGGCTGACCGTCGCCCTGGTGCTGGTCGTCGCCGCTGCGGGTCTCCTGCGGTGGCGGCGCCCCGCCTGGTACTGGCTGACCTTCGGCGTCACCCTGGCGACGCTGCGGGTCCTGCTCCGGTACCCGTCCGTGATGGACGCCTGTGGCCTGACCGTCCCGGCTCCCCGCTGGCGCCTGACCCTGGCGCGGATGACCAACCGGGCCATTCCCGGCCCCCGGGCCCCGCGCATCCTGCGGGTACGGCCGACCCGGACCGGTCTGGTGCTGCGGCTCAAACTCCGGCCCGGTCAGGACGCCTTCGACGTGGCGGCCTCGTGTGACCGGCTGCGGCACTCGTTCGCGATGTACGGTGTCACCTCCCGCGAGCTGCGCTCCGGCGTGGTCGAGGTGCGGATGACCGGCTATGACGTGCTCAAGCGGGTGCAGATGCCTGCTAAGTGCGACACCCGGCCGATGCGGGTTCCGGTCGCCCTGCGCGAGGACGGCGCCGTTCATTTCCGGGACTACCGGGGTGTTCCCCACGCGCTCACGCTCGGAGCCACCGAGTCCGGCAAGTCCGTCTACCAGCGCAACCTGGTAGCCGCGCTCGCCCCGCAACGGGTCGCCCTGGTGGGCATCGACTGCAAGCAGGGAGTGGAACTCTTCCCGCTGGCCCGTCGGTTCTCCGCGCTGGCCGACAACCCTGACACCGCCGCCGAACTCCTCGACGCGCTGGTAGCGCACATGGAAGACGTCTACCAGCTCATCCGCGCCGAGCAGCGGATCACCGCCGACGTACCGGATGCGGAGATCGCCGCCGACATCTGGAACCTGCCGGATGACCTGCGGCCCGTGCCCATCGTGGTCCTGGTCGACGAGGTCGCCGAACTCGCTCTCTTCGCCACCAAGGAGGAGGAGAAGCGACGGGACCGGATCATCACCGCCCTCGCGCGGCTGGCCCAGCTCGGCCGGGCGGCCGGGATCTACCTGGAGATCTGCGGGCAGCGCTTCGGCTCCGAACTCGGCAAGGGCATCACGATGCTCCGCGCCCAGCTCACCGGCCGTACTGCGCACCGCGTCAACGACGAGTCCAGCGCGAACATGGCCTTCGGTGACATCGCGCCGGATGCCGTGCTGGCCGCGATCCAGATCTCCACCGACATGCCCGGTGTCGCCATCACGGGCGATTCGACCGGTGGCTGGGCCCGGATCCGCGCCCCGCACACCTCGCTTCGGCAGGCCGTCAACACCTGCAACCGGTACGCCGACCTGGCCCCGGACCTGCCCGCCCTGGCTCCCTTCCGACCCGCACTCGGCGGTCCGAAGCCAATCCCGGCCCCGGCGGTCGAGTCCGCCCCGGCCGCTGCCTGA
- a CDS encoding XRE family transcriptional regulator: protein MANERLRAAISAKGETIQSVAQQVGVDPKSVERWITTNRTPHRGHRWKAASFLGVDEVYLWPTVEKQAESASTSELITYYPHRGAVPAALWSSLIEKAKDQVDILVYAGLFLFDNHPDLPYELAEKAKAGAQVRVLLGDPDSEMVRQRGEEEGIGGDLAARARITRRYLEPAMTTPGVEVRLHDTILYNSIYRFDDDVLVNPHVLGAPAGQNPVLHFRYIPGARTFRHYVRSFDYTWERGRPA from the coding sequence ATGGCGAACGAGCGTCTGCGCGCGGCGATTTCAGCGAAGGGCGAGACCATCCAGTCGGTGGCCCAGCAAGTGGGTGTCGACCCCAAGAGCGTGGAGCGCTGGATCACGACCAACCGCACGCCGCACCGGGGGCACCGCTGGAAGGCCGCGAGCTTCCTCGGCGTCGACGAGGTCTACCTGTGGCCCACCGTCGAGAAGCAGGCAGAGTCCGCGAGCACCTCTGAGCTGATCACGTACTACCCGCACCGGGGTGCCGTACCAGCCGCCCTGTGGTCATCCCTCATCGAGAAGGCGAAGGACCAGGTCGACATCCTCGTGTACGCGGGGCTGTTCCTCTTCGACAACCACCCGGATCTGCCATACGAGTTGGCGGAGAAGGCCAAGGCCGGAGCCCAGGTTCGGGTCCTGCTCGGTGACCCCGACTCGGAGATGGTCCGCCAGCGCGGCGAAGAGGAAGGCATAGGTGGCGACCTGGCTGCGCGTGCCCGGATCACCCGGCGCTACCTCGAACCGGCGATGACGACGCCGGGCGTAGAGGTCCGGCTGCACGACACGATCCTGTACAACTCGATTTATCGGTTCGACGACGACGTGTTGGTGAACCCGCACGTGCTCGGAGCACCGGCCGGGCAGAACCCGGTGCTGCACTTCCGGTACATCCCCGGCGCCCGCACCTTCCGGCACTACGTGCGGAGCTTCGACTACACCTGGGAACGCGGACGCCCCGCGTAG
- a CDS encoding NUDIX domain-containing protein produces MARVDYFNDPNAPKANSIVPSVTAVALNDAGEILLIHKTDNDLWALPGGGVDVGESAPDAAVRETKEETGFDVEVTGLVGTYTNPAHVMAYDDGEVRQQFSICFRARIVGGELRTSSESKEVAFVHPRRLDRLNIHPSMRMRIDHGLQERPEPYLG; encoded by the coding sequence ATGGCCCGAGTCGACTACTTCAACGATCCGAACGCCCCGAAGGCGAACAGCATCGTCCCGTCCGTAACCGCGGTGGCGCTGAACGACGCCGGGGAAATCCTGCTGATCCACAAGACGGACAACGACCTCTGGGCCCTGCCCGGCGGCGGGGTCGACGTCGGCGAGTCAGCGCCCGACGCAGCCGTACGGGAGACGAAGGAAGAAACCGGCTTCGACGTCGAGGTGACCGGCCTGGTCGGCACCTACACCAACCCGGCCCACGTCATGGCGTACGACGACGGTGAAGTGCGCCAGCAGTTCTCCATCTGCTTCCGGGCGCGCATCGTCGGCGGCGAGCTGCGCACGAGCAGCGAGAGCAAGGAAGTGGCGTTCGTGCACCCCAGGCGGCTGGACAGGCTGAACATCCATCCGTCGATGCGGATGCGGATTGATCACGGACTCCAGGAACGGCCCGAGCCATACCTTGGCTGA
- a CDS encoding HDIG domain-containing metalloprotein: MTSGLDTPQGAAELAESLLPPLGNRWLHTQAVAARASEASAAVSAEDRDLLIAAAWLHDIGYAPELRDTGFHPLDGARYLETQGAPSRLVRLVAHHSGAVYEAEQRGLTDELAVYEREDSPVLDALIYADMTTGPAGQSFDFDHRIDEILKRYEPGSEVHNAISKARPYLGEAVQRVRGRLG; this comes from the coding sequence ATGACCTCTGGATTGGATACGCCCCAAGGTGCGGCCGAGCTGGCCGAGTCGCTCTTGCCTCCGCTCGGGAACCGCTGGCTGCACACTCAGGCCGTGGCGGCGCGTGCGTCTGAGGCTTCGGCGGCTGTGTCCGCAGAGGACCGGGATCTGCTCATCGCTGCCGCGTGGCTGCATGACATCGGCTACGCCCCGGAGCTGCGGGACACGGGGTTTCATCCGCTTGACGGAGCGCGCTACCTGGAGACGCAAGGGGCACCGTCACGACTCGTCCGACTGGTCGCCCACCACTCTGGTGCGGTGTACGAGGCTGAACAGCGTGGGCTGACCGATGAGTTGGCTGTGTATGAGCGGGAGGACTCTCCCGTCCTGGACGCGTTGATCTATGCCGACATGACGACCGGCCCGGCCGGGCAGTCCTTCGACTTCGACCACCGCATCGACGAGATCTTGAAGCGATACGAGCCGGGCAGCGAGGTGCACAACGCGATCAGCAAGGCGCGGCCCTACCTGGGCGAAGCGGTCCAGCGGGTTCGAGGGCGCTTGGGCTGA
- the dapD gene encoding 2,3,4,5-tetrahydropyridine-2,6-dicarboxylate N-succinyltransferase yields the protein MTDTTAPRTTGAVAAGLATIAADGTVLDTWFPAPELVVEPGPSGTERLSAERAAELLGGGATAAIGPDARRGVEVVAVRTVIASLDEKPIDAHDTYLRLHLLSHRLVKPHGQSLDGIFGFLANVAWTSLGPVAVDDLEKVRLNARAEGLHLQVTSVDKFPRMTDYVAPKGVRIADADRVRLGAHLAEGTTVMHEGFVNFNAGTLGTSMVEGRISAGVVVGDGSDIGGGASTMGTLSGGGNVIISIGERCLVGAEAGVGIALGDECVVEAGLYITAGTRVTMPDGQIVKARELSGASNILFRRNSVTGTVEARPNNAVWGGLNEILHSHN from the coding sequence ATGACCGACACGACTGCTCCTCGCACCACCGGCGCCGTGGCCGCCGGCCTCGCCACGATCGCCGCCGACGGCACCGTCCTCGACACCTGGTTCCCCGCGCCCGAGCTCGTCGTAGAGCCCGGCCCGTCCGGCACCGAGCGGCTGTCCGCCGAGCGTGCCGCGGAGCTGCTCGGCGGTGGCGCGACCGCGGCGATCGGCCCGGACGCCCGCCGGGGCGTCGAGGTGGTCGCGGTCCGCACGGTCATCGCCTCGCTCGACGAGAAGCCGATCGACGCGCACGACACCTACCTGCGTCTGCACCTGCTCTCCCACCGCCTGGTCAAGCCGCACGGCCAGAGCCTGGACGGCATCTTCGGTTTCCTCGCCAACGTCGCCTGGACCTCGCTCGGCCCGGTCGCCGTCGACGACCTGGAGAAGGTCCGGCTCAACGCGCGCGCCGAGGGCCTGCACCTCCAGGTGACCTCCGTCGACAAGTTCCCGCGCATGACCGACTACGTGGCCCCCAAGGGCGTCCGCATCGCCGACGCCGACCGGGTCCGCCTCGGCGCCCACCTCGCCGAGGGCACCACCGTCATGCACGAGGGCTTCGTCAACTTCAACGCCGGCACGCTCGGCACGTCGATGGTCGAGGGCCGCATCTCGGCGGGTGTCGTGGTCGGCGACGGCTCCGACATCGGCGGCGGCGCGTCGACCATGGGCACGCTGTCCGGCGGCGGCAACGTGATCATCTCCATCGGCGAGCGGTGCCTGGTCGGCGCCGAGGCGGGCGTCGGCATCGCGCTCGGCGACGAGTGCGTCGTCGAGGCCGGCCTGTACATCACCGCCGGCACCCGCGTCACCATGCCCGACGGCCAGATCGTCAAGGCCCGCGAGCTGTCCGGCGCGTCCAACATCCTCTTCCGCCGCAACTCGGTCACCGGCACGGTCGAGGCCCGGCCGAACAACGCGGTGTGGGGCGGACTGAACGAGATCCTGCACAGCCACAACTGA
- a CDS encoding TetR family transcriptional regulator: protein MPRRHDPERRQRIIDAAIRVVGSKGIAGLSHRTAAAEADVPLGSTTYHFKTLDELLVAALRQTNEGFAKVIASCGGLDDPRTDLAAELAGWIGQWLSGDRTGVELEYELYLAALRRPALRPVAAEWAEDVAEQLSRRTDPVTARALVAVVDGICLQVLLTGVPYDEAYAREVLGRVLTGAEA from the coding sequence ATGCCCCGGCGCCACGACCCCGAGCGGCGGCAGCGGATCATCGACGCGGCGATCCGGGTCGTCGGATCGAAGGGCATCGCGGGGCTCAGCCACCGCACCGCCGCCGCCGAGGCCGACGTGCCGCTCGGCTCCACGACGTACCACTTCAAGACCCTCGACGAGCTGCTGGTCGCCGCGCTGCGGCAGACCAACGAGGGCTTCGCCAAGGTGATCGCCTCGTGCGGTGGTCTGGACGACCCCCGGACCGACCTGGCCGCCGAACTCGCCGGGTGGATCGGACAGTGGCTCTCCGGCGACCGCACGGGGGTGGAGCTGGAGTACGAGCTGTACCTGGCCGCCCTGCGCCGGCCCGCCCTGCGGCCCGTCGCCGCCGAGTGGGCCGAGGACGTCGCCGAGCAGCTGTCCCGGCGGACGGATCCCGTCACCGCGCGGGCGCTGGTGGCGGTCGTCGACGGGATCTGTCTGCAGGTGCTGCTGACGGGGGTGCCGTATGACGAGGCGTATGCGCGGGAGGTGTTGGGGCGGGTGCTGACGGGGGCCGAGGCGTGA
- a CDS encoding multidrug efflux SMR transporter → MGYLLLAGAIAAEVGATTAMKYSDGFSRLGPSLLTLLGYLLSFGLLAQTLKTVSVGTAYAIWAGVGTAAIATIGIVFLGEGMTVAKAAGIGLIIVGVVVLNLGGAH, encoded by the coding sequence ATGGGTTATCTGCTGCTGGCCGGCGCCATCGCCGCCGAAGTGGGCGCGACCACCGCCATGAAGTACAGCGACGGGTTCAGCAGGCTCGGGCCCTCGCTCCTCACGCTCCTGGGCTACCTCCTCTCCTTCGGGCTGCTCGCGCAGACCCTGAAGACCGTCTCCGTCGGCACGGCCTACGCCATCTGGGCCGGGGTCGGCACGGCCGCCATCGCCACGATCGGCATCGTCTTCCTGGGCGAGGGGATGACCGTCGCCAAGGCCGCCGGGATCGGGCTGATCATCGTCGGCGTCGTGGTGCTGAACCTGGGAGGTGCCCACTGA
- a CDS encoding AbfB domain-containing protein, with translation MSEEKSRPPQDRPWESGWAPDTTRAPGTRRLWLAGALALATVTASVTAITVMNRESAEPTPQAAEPTTLSSSAPGGLISFATPSEGGSAKPGAGRAHPSPTPASSAPSASPSPEPRTTAPEPPKASTAPSKRPKPPSSPGISIRAVNFPDRYWRVRDGYVRLDRIGSGSEQREDATFQRVAGLSDSSCYSFTTADGRYLRHRSFVLVANRDDGSSLFRKDATFCPRVWSPSGTLSLESVNYPGRFLRHRDFQVRLDPYEHSHQYHSDASFQIVPGLD, from the coding sequence ATGTCAGAAGAGAAGTCCCGGCCGCCTCAGGACCGTCCCTGGGAGAGCGGCTGGGCCCCGGACACCACCCGGGCACCGGGAACGCGACGGCTGTGGCTGGCGGGGGCCCTCGCCCTGGCCACGGTCACCGCGAGCGTCACGGCCATCACCGTGATGAACCGGGAGTCCGCCGAGCCCACCCCCCAGGCGGCGGAGCCGACCACCCTCAGCAGTTCGGCCCCGGGCGGCCTGATCTCGTTCGCGACGCCCTCCGAGGGCGGCTCAGCGAAGCCCGGCGCGGGCCGCGCCCACCCGTCCCCCACTCCGGCGAGCAGCGCTCCCAGCGCCTCTCCGAGTCCGGAGCCCCGCACCACGGCCCCCGAGCCGCCGAAGGCGTCCACCGCTCCGTCGAAGCGCCCGAAGCCCCCGTCCTCCCCCGGCATATCCATACGCGCGGTCAACTTCCCCGACCGCTACTGGCGGGTGCGCGACGGCTATGTGCGCCTCGACCGGATCGGCTCGGGTTCCGAGCAGCGCGAGGACGCCACCTTCCAGCGCGTCGCCGGCCTCTCCGACTCCTCCTGCTACTCCTTCACCACCGCGGACGGCCGCTACCTGCGCCACCGCAGTTTCGTCCTGGTCGCGAACCGGGACGACGGCTCGTCCCTGTTCCGCAAGGACGCCACGTTCTGCCCCCGCGTCTGGTCCCCGTCGGGAACGCTCTCGCTGGAGTCGGTCAACTACCCGGGGCGCTTCCTGCGGCACCGTGACTTCCAGGTCCGGCTGGACCCCTACGAGCACAGTCACCAGTACCACTCGGACGCGTCGTTCCAGATCGTGCCCGGGCTGGACTGA
- a CDS encoding metal-sulfur cluster assembly factor codes for MSETVEMKPASEEELREALMDVVDPELGIDVVNLGLIYGIHIDDANIATVDMTLTSAACPLTDVIEDQAKSATDGLVNELRINWVWMPPWGPDKITDDGREQLRALGFNV; via the coding sequence ATGAGCGAGACCGTGGAGATGAAGCCGGCCTCGGAGGAGGAACTCCGTGAGGCCCTGATGGACGTCGTCGACCCCGAGCTGGGCATCGACGTCGTCAACCTGGGCCTGATCTACGGCATCCACATCGACGACGCGAACATCGCGACCGTCGACATGACCCTGACGTCGGCGGCCTGCCCGCTGACGGACGTCATCGAGGACCAGGCCAAGTCCGCCACGGACGGCCTGGTGAACGAGCTGCGCATCAACTGGGTCTGGATGCCGCCGTGGGGCCCGGACAAGATCACGGACGATGGCCGGGAGCAGCTTCGGGCGCTCGGGTTCAACGTCTGA